A part of Scophthalmus maximus strain ysfricsl-2021 chromosome 20, ASM2237912v1, whole genome shotgun sequence genomic DNA contains:
- the herpud2 gene encoding homocysteine-responsive endoplasmic reticulum-resident ubiquitin-like domain member 2 protein isoform X2, translating into MDPGAVDSPVTLVLKAPNQKYEDQTINCFLNWTVERLKSHISNVYPSKPQDEYHMMHLVCTSHSPPGSPVPRSPSMVNSSSPAADSSSSESAGSTSSATTLNQDSQPASSPPPPPPTSYDGLMYRGSFPQYNPQSPPGVPQWPNGAQVPLEGGLPANVPPHPMYMSMQMLWWQQIYARHYYMQYQAAVAASQPPSTSPPSSPSSTPHQAAQPNEAVQPALGPNQAPNPLPENQPANPNIQMNAQGGAVLNDDELNRDWLDWLYTVSRAGVLLSIVYFYSSFSRFVMVVGAMLLVYLHQAGWFPFRPEQQNLRGERAAAPQEEAERHQDIQEMERLMDDGMEDDDDSGEEAGGGPEDLAPAAAAAALPEPSFLTTVWSFISTFFTSLIPEGRAQPAN; encoded by the exons ATGGACCCTGGGGCTGTTGATAGTCCTGTAACCCTAGTCCTTAAGGCCCCCAACCAGAAGTATGAAGACCAGACCATTAACTGCTTCCTCAACTGGACCGTGGAGAGGCTGAAGAGTCACATCTCTAACGTGTACCCCAGCAAGCCT CAGGATGAATACCACATGATGCACTTAGTGTGCACCTCACACAGTCCCCCAGGCTCGCCCGTGCCTCGGAGCCCCTCCATGGTCAACTCCAGCTCTCCTGCTGCTGACTCCAGT AGTTCAGAAAGTGCCGGCTCTACCTCCTCTGCCACCACGCTAAATCAGGACAGCCAGCcagcctcctccccccctcctcctcccccaacaAGTTATGACGGGCTAATGTACCGCGGCAGCTTCCCCCAGTACAACCCTCAGAGCCCCCCCGGTGTCCCTCAGTG GCCGAATGGAGCCCAGGTCCCTTTAGAAGGAGGCCTCCCTGCCAAtgtacccccccaccccatgtACATGTCCATGCAGATGCTGTGGTGGCAGCAGATATATGCACGCCATTACTACATGCAATA cCAAGCGGCAGTGGCCGCCTCTCAGCCTCCCagcacctcccctccctcttctccttcgtcCACACCCCATCAGGCCGCTCAGCCCAATGAAGCCGTGCAGCCCGCGCTGGGGCCGAACCAGGCCCCCAACCCTTTACCAGAAAACCAGCCGGCCAACCCCAACATCCAGATGAACGCGCAGGGCGGGGCTGTGTTAAACGATGATGAGCTGAACCGGGATTGGTTGGACTGGTTGTATACGGTGTCCCGCGCTGGCGTCCTGCTCAGCATCGTCTACTTCTACTCCTCCTTTAGTCGCTTTGTCATGGTGGTCGGCGCCATGCTTCTCGTCTACCT gCACCAGGCCGGTTGGTTTCCCTTCAGGCCTGAGCAGCAGAATCTTAGAGGGGAAAGGGCTGCAGCTCCtcaggaggaagcagagagacaTCAGGACATACAGGAAATG GAACGTTTGATGGACGATGGGatggaggacgacgacgacagcggTGAGGAAGCGGGCGGAGGCCCAGAGGACCTGgccccggctgctgctgctgctgctctccccgAGCCAAGCTTCCTCACCACCGTGTGGTCCTTCATCAGCACCTTCTTCACCTCACTCATCCCAGAGGGACGGGCCCAACCGGCCAACTAG
- the herpud2 gene encoding homocysteine-responsive endoplasmic reticulum-resident ubiquitin-like domain member 2 protein isoform X1, whose translation MDPGAVDSPVTLVLKAPNQKYEDQTINCFLNWTVERLKSHISNVYPSKPLSKDQRLVYSGRLLQDHLQLRDVLRKQDEYHMMHLVCTSHSPPGSPVPRSPSMVNSSSPAADSSSSESAGSTSSATTLNQDSQPASSPPPPPPTSYDGLMYRGSFPQYNPQSPPGVPQWPNGAQVPLEGGLPANVPPHPMYMSMQMLWWQQIYARHYYMQYQAAVAASQPPSTSPPSSPSSTPHQAAQPNEAVQPALGPNQAPNPLPENQPANPNIQMNAQGGAVLNDDELNRDWLDWLYTVSRAGVLLSIVYFYSSFSRFVMVVGAMLLVYLHQAGWFPFRPEQQNLRGERAAAPQEEAERHQDIQEMERLMDDGMEDDDDSGEEAGGGPEDLAPAAAAAALPEPSFLTTVWSFISTFFTSLIPEGRAQPAN comes from the exons ATGGACCCTGGGGCTGTTGATAGTCCTGTAACCCTAGTCCTTAAGGCCCCCAACCAGAAGTATGAAGACCAGACCATTAACTGCTTCCTCAACTGGACCGTGGAGAGGCTGAAGAGTCACATCTCTAACGTGTACCCCAGCAAGCCT CTGTCCAAAGACCAGCGGCTGGTGTACTCAGGAAGACTCCTTCAAGACCACCTGCAGCTCAGAGATGTGCTGAGAAAG CAGGATGAATACCACATGATGCACTTAGTGTGCACCTCACACAGTCCCCCAGGCTCGCCCGTGCCTCGGAGCCCCTCCATGGTCAACTCCAGCTCTCCTGCTGCTGACTCCAGT AGTTCAGAAAGTGCCGGCTCTACCTCCTCTGCCACCACGCTAAATCAGGACAGCCAGCcagcctcctccccccctcctcctcccccaacaAGTTATGACGGGCTAATGTACCGCGGCAGCTTCCCCCAGTACAACCCTCAGAGCCCCCCCGGTGTCCCTCAGTG GCCGAATGGAGCCCAGGTCCCTTTAGAAGGAGGCCTCCCTGCCAAtgtacccccccaccccatgtACATGTCCATGCAGATGCTGTGGTGGCAGCAGATATATGCACGCCATTACTACATGCAATA cCAAGCGGCAGTGGCCGCCTCTCAGCCTCCCagcacctcccctccctcttctccttcgtcCACACCCCATCAGGCCGCTCAGCCCAATGAAGCCGTGCAGCCCGCGCTGGGGCCGAACCAGGCCCCCAACCCTTTACCAGAAAACCAGCCGGCCAACCCCAACATCCAGATGAACGCGCAGGGCGGGGCTGTGTTAAACGATGATGAGCTGAACCGGGATTGGTTGGACTGGTTGTATACGGTGTCCCGCGCTGGCGTCCTGCTCAGCATCGTCTACTTCTACTCCTCCTTTAGTCGCTTTGTCATGGTGGTCGGCGCCATGCTTCTCGTCTACCT gCACCAGGCCGGTTGGTTTCCCTTCAGGCCTGAGCAGCAGAATCTTAGAGGGGAAAGGGCTGCAGCTCCtcaggaggaagcagagagacaTCAGGACATACAGGAAATG GAACGTTTGATGGACGATGGGatggaggacgacgacgacagcggTGAGGAAGCGGGCGGAGGCCCAGAGGACCTGgccccggctgctgctgctgctgctctccccgAGCCAAGCTTCCTCACCACCGTGTGGTCCTTCATCAGCACCTTCTTCACCTCACTCATCCCAGAGGGACGGGCCCAACCGGCCAACTAG